A region from the Cryptosporangium arvum DSM 44712 genome encodes:
- a CDS encoding PLP-dependent aminotransferase family protein → MRIPVDPESGVPLYRQLEQWFADAIRSGALPPGSRLPSTRALAADLGVSRVTVSTAFAELHGSGLVVAAVGSGTRVAPVLPTAARRAPTPWDDAWAGRPPEPDVIAFTGVGDPAAYPVAEFGRTVRQVLAREGAAALSYAPDPAGDPSLRRTVTQLLASQGIGVPPESVLITSGSQQALALVCQVLVRPGDTVLVEEPTYDLALRLLRTVGANLVGVPVDEHGIRVDRLAEVLPGSKLLYVTPNFQNPTGATLSAPRRRELLHLARAHDVPVFEDDFAGDLRYSGRAIPAIKSLDDRGHVLYAGTFSKLLMPGLRIGYLVVDGPLRPELVEAKQVTDLGTSLLLQRALDRFVTIGRYQANLRRTTRLYRERRDTLKQALEDHLPGATFTVPAGGLFTWVELPPGVRSDELLVAARDRGVDLASGERFYLDPADGLGHVRLNFAVQPPARITEGIARLGHSQRK, encoded by the coding sequence GTGCGTATCCCCGTGGACCCCGAGAGCGGCGTACCGCTCTACCGGCAGCTGGAGCAGTGGTTCGCCGACGCGATCCGGAGCGGCGCCCTGCCGCCGGGCAGCCGGCTGCCCTCCACCCGCGCCCTGGCCGCCGACCTCGGCGTGAGCCGCGTGACCGTGAGCACGGCGTTCGCGGAGCTGCACGGCAGCGGCCTGGTCGTGGCCGCGGTCGGCAGCGGCACCCGGGTGGCCCCGGTGCTCCCGACCGCGGCCCGGCGGGCACCGACACCCTGGGACGACGCCTGGGCCGGCCGGCCGCCGGAGCCGGACGTCATCGCGTTCACCGGGGTCGGGGACCCGGCCGCCTACCCGGTCGCGGAGTTCGGGCGGACCGTACGGCAGGTGCTGGCCCGGGAGGGCGCGGCGGCGCTGAGTTACGCGCCCGACCCGGCCGGCGACCCCTCCCTGCGTCGAACCGTCACCCAGCTGCTGGCCAGCCAGGGCATCGGCGTCCCGCCGGAGTCCGTGCTGATCACGTCCGGCTCCCAGCAGGCGCTCGCGCTCGTCTGCCAGGTCCTGGTCCGCCCCGGCGACACCGTCCTGGTCGAGGAACCCACCTACGACCTCGCGCTGCGGCTGCTCCGGACCGTCGGGGCGAACCTGGTCGGCGTCCCCGTCGACGAACACGGCATCCGGGTCGACCGGCTCGCCGAGGTACTCCCGGGAAGCAAGCTCCTCTACGTCACGCCGAACTTCCAGAACCCCACCGGAGCGACGCTCAGCGCCCCCCGCCGCCGCGAACTGCTGCACCTCGCCCGGGCCCACGACGTCCCGGTCTTCGAGGACGACTTCGCCGGCGACCTGCGCTACTCCGGGCGGGCGATCCCGGCGATCAAGTCGCTCGACGACCGCGGTCACGTGCTCTACGCCGGCACGTTCTCCAAGCTGCTGATGCCCGGCCTGCGCATCGGCTACCTGGTCGTCGACGGGCCCCTGCGCCCGGAACTCGTCGAGGCGAAGCAGGTCACCGACCTCGGCACGTCGCTGCTCCTGCAGCGCGCCCTCGACCGGTTCGTCACGATCGGCCGCTACCAGGCCAACCTGCGCCGCACGACCCGTCTCTACCGCGAGCGCCGCGACACGCTCAAGCAGGCGCTCGAGGACCATCTTCCGGGCGCGACGTTCACGGTTCCGGCCGGCGGCCTGTTCACCTGGGTGGAGCTTCCGCCGGGCGTGCGCTCCGACGAGCTACTGGTGGCCGCCCGCGACCGGGGCGTCGACCTGGCCTCGGGCGAGCGCTTCTACCTGGATCCCGCGGACGGGCTGGGCCACGTCCGGCTCAACTTCGCGGTGCAGCCGCCCGCGCGCATCACCGAGGGCATCGCCCGCCTCGGTCACTCCCAGCGGAAGTAG
- a CDS encoding saccharopine dehydrogenase NADP-binding domain-containing protein, whose product MSSVVVFGAYGHTGQFVVAELQGRGFTPVVSGRDEGRLRALGFDARPATVDDPAALDRALAGAAAVINCAGPFAVTARPVAAAAVRAGIPYVDVAAEIEANADTFAAFDGRTDTTIVPAMAFFGGLGDLLATAAMGDWTAADEAHVAYGLSGWHPTNGTRVAGAVSRERRDGRRVRYSGGCLEYHDDAPRTLTWPFPTPREVVAEFSMADVVTIPSHLAIPSVCSYLTVDAVRDLAAPDTPAPSGRTAQTFVVDVVVRRGDAERRATATGRDIYATSAPLAVEAVERILSGRTRAVGVASAGAIFDPVDFLRALTGVTVEIDGYDPSRTYVRKELTRG is encoded by the coding sequence ATGAGTTCAGTCGTGGTTTTCGGCGCCTACGGGCACACCGGGCAGTTCGTCGTCGCAGAGCTGCAGGGACGCGGGTTCACGCCGGTGGTCTCCGGCCGCGACGAGGGGCGGCTGCGCGCGCTGGGGTTCGACGCCCGGCCCGCGACGGTCGACGATCCGGCCGCGCTCGACCGCGCCCTGGCCGGTGCGGCCGCGGTGATCAATTGCGCGGGGCCGTTCGCGGTCACCGCCCGGCCGGTCGCCGCGGCCGCCGTGCGCGCCGGGATCCCCTACGTCGACGTGGCCGCCGAGATCGAGGCCAACGCCGACACGTTCGCCGCGTTCGACGGCCGTACCGACACGACGATCGTCCCGGCGATGGCGTTCTTCGGCGGCCTCGGCGACCTGCTGGCCACCGCCGCGATGGGCGACTGGACCGCGGCCGACGAGGCGCACGTGGCGTACGGGCTGAGCGGCTGGCACCCGACGAACGGCACCCGCGTGGCCGGCGCGGTCTCCCGCGAGCGGCGCGACGGCCGCCGGGTCCGCTACTCGGGCGGGTGCCTGGAGTACCACGACGACGCCCCGCGGACGCTGACCTGGCCGTTCCCGACGCCGCGTGAGGTCGTCGCCGAGTTCTCGATGGCCGACGTCGTCACGATCCCGAGCCACCTGGCGATCCCCTCGGTGTGCTCGTACCTGACGGTCGACGCGGTCCGGGACCTCGCCGCTCCCGATACCCCGGCGCCGAGCGGGCGGACGGCGCAGACGTTCGTCGTCGACGTCGTCGTCCGCCGCGGCGACGCCGAGCGGCGCGCCACCGCGACCGGCCGGGACATCTACGCGACGAGCGCGCCGCTGGCGGTGGAGGCGGTGGAGCGCATCCTCTCCGGGCGCACCAGGGCGGTCGGCGTCGCGTCGGCCGGAGCGATCTTCGACCCCGTCGATTTCCTCCGGGCTTTGACTGGTGTGACGGTTGAGATCGACGGGTATGACCCCTCCCGTACATACGTGCGAAAGGAGTTAACCCGTGGCTGA
- a CDS encoding helix-turn-helix domain-containing protein, whose protein sequence is MKSVALAATDGMLHFELALAHEVFAAAPDMVTVPWYDLTVCGPAAVRVGRFRLEPDAGLDRLRDADTVIVPGWADVDQDPPAALVDAVRAAHDAGARVASLCTGVFVLAAAGLLDGRRATTHWAHTAELARRHPRVEVDADVLYVDNGSVLTSAGKAAALDLCLHLVRLDYGSAIANVVARRLVVPPHRAGGQSQFVTAPVPAQDDHPLVALFPWVLERLDQPLTVESLARRARMSSRNLGRHFHAATGTTPLQWLLTQRIRRAQELLEKTDDSVDAIAAATGMGTATTLRRHFNRTVGVPPDTYRRTFRASSPSSRVQVSAAGPGRQVSRSSQK, encoded by the coding sequence ATGAAATCGGTCGCGCTGGCTGCCACCGACGGAATGCTCCACTTCGAGCTCGCACTGGCCCACGAGGTGTTCGCCGCCGCCCCCGACATGGTGACCGTGCCCTGGTACGACCTCACGGTCTGCGGCCCGGCCGCGGTCCGGGTCGGGCGCTTCCGGCTCGAGCCCGACGCCGGCCTCGACCGGCTCCGCGACGCCGACACGGTGATCGTCCCCGGGTGGGCCGACGTCGATCAGGACCCACCGGCGGCCCTCGTCGACGCCGTGCGCGCCGCCCACGACGCCGGAGCGCGGGTGGCGTCGCTCTGCACGGGCGTATTCGTGCTCGCCGCCGCCGGACTGCTGGACGGCCGGCGGGCGACCACGCACTGGGCCCACACCGCGGAGCTGGCCCGGCGCCATCCGCGGGTGGAGGTCGACGCGGACGTGCTCTACGTGGACAACGGGAGCGTGCTCACCTCGGCGGGCAAGGCCGCGGCGCTGGATCTCTGCCTGCACCTGGTCCGGCTGGACTACGGGTCGGCGATCGCGAACGTCGTCGCCCGCCGCCTGGTCGTGCCGCCGCACCGGGCCGGCGGCCAGTCGCAGTTCGTCACCGCGCCGGTGCCGGCCCAGGACGACCATCCGCTCGTCGCGCTGTTCCCCTGGGTGCTCGAACGGCTCGACCAGCCGCTGACCGTGGAGAGCCTGGCTCGGCGCGCGCGGATGAGCTCGCGGAACCTGGGGCGCCACTTCCACGCCGCCACCGGCACCACCCCGCTGCAGTGGTTGCTGACCCAGCGCATCCGCCGGGCCCAGGAACTGCTGGAGAAGACCGACGACAGCGTCGACGCGATCGCGGCGGCCACCGGCATGGGCACCGCGACGACGCTGCGCCGGCACTTCAACCGCACGGTCGGGGTGCCGCCCGACACCTACCGCCGCACGTTCCGTGCCAGCAGTCCCTCCAGCCGCGTCCAGGTGTCGGCGGCCGGTCCGGGGCGCCAGGTGTCCCGCTCGTCGCAGAAGTAG
- a CDS encoding sensor histidine kinase, which produces MIRAVVLAVLRAPVEARTWRDVGYVLVGLAFALPVFPIAVAGALGVVYSVVTVGLPVLVTALWLLRRAPNWFRIPARRFFSEDWPDPPERPRRPGPAGFVLATLGDGTAWRALVYGLAKFPLMLVTTYVGGCAAVVGVAAITFPAWWFAVPLDYSWPTSWLLALQGAGLALVFPWVIRAVVSLDRLLMRTLLAPSADRVRIAELEASQAALRADSAAVLRRVERNLHDGTQARLVTLGVTLSRIEARAGDDLRPLVDDAQQAVVDALAELRDIVRGLHPPALDGGLSLAIETLAGRGAVPVDVHVDLALRPPDVIASAVYFTVGELLTNVSRHAGATRARVDLRAVDGRIRLEVTDDGRGGARPDTAGSGLAGLRRRALALDGSLSIDSPDGGPTTVTLTLPPEA; this is translated from the coding sequence GTGATCCGGGCGGTGGTCCTGGCGGTCCTCCGGGCTCCGGTGGAGGCGAGGACGTGGCGGGACGTCGGCTACGTCCTCGTCGGCCTCGCCTTCGCGCTCCCGGTGTTCCCGATCGCGGTCGCGGGCGCGCTCGGCGTCGTCTACTCCGTCGTCACGGTCGGTCTCCCGGTGCTCGTCACGGCTCTGTGGCTGCTCCGGCGCGCCCCGAACTGGTTCCGGATCCCGGCCCGCCGGTTCTTCTCCGAGGACTGGCCGGACCCACCGGAGAGGCCGCGCCGGCCCGGCCCCGCCGGGTTCGTGCTCGCCACCCTCGGCGACGGCACCGCCTGGCGCGCCCTCGTCTACGGCCTCGCGAAGTTCCCGCTCATGCTGGTCACGACGTACGTCGGCGGGTGCGCGGCGGTGGTCGGCGTCGCCGCGATCACCTTCCCGGCCTGGTGGTTCGCCGTCCCGCTGGACTACTCGTGGCCGACGAGCTGGCTGTTGGCGCTCCAGGGCGCCGGCCTCGCGCTGGTGTTCCCGTGGGTGATCCGGGCCGTGGTGAGCCTCGACCGCCTGTTGATGCGGACGCTGCTGGCCCCCAGCGCCGACCGGGTGCGCATCGCCGAGCTGGAGGCGAGCCAGGCGGCGCTGCGGGCCGACTCGGCCGCGGTGCTGCGCCGGGTCGAACGCAACCTGCACGACGGCACCCAGGCGCGGCTGGTCACGCTCGGCGTCACGCTGTCACGGATCGAGGCCAGAGCCGGCGACGACCTCCGGCCCCTGGTGGACGACGCCCAGCAGGCGGTCGTCGACGCGCTCGCGGAACTGCGTGACATCGTCCGGGGACTGCACCCACCCGCGCTCGACGGCGGCCTGTCGCTGGCGATCGAGACGCTGGCCGGACGGGGCGCGGTGCCCGTCGACGTCCACGTCGACCTGGCCCTGCGACCGCCCGACGTCATCGCGTCCGCGGTCTACTTCACGGTCGGTGAGCTGCTGACGAACGTGTCGCGGCACGCCGGAGCCACCCGCGCACGGGTCGACCTCCGCGCGGTGGACGGCCGGATCCGCCTCGAGGTCACCGACGACGGGCGCGGCGGCGCCCGCCCCGACACCGCGGGCAGCGGCCTGGCCGGCCTCCGCCGACGCGCGCTCGCGCTCGACGGTTCGCTCTCGATCGACAGCCCCGACGGCGGCCCGACCACCGTCACCCTGACGCTCCCCCCGGAGGCGTGA
- a CDS encoding FtsX-like permease family protein codes for MRAGLVRQALRAHPWSFAGPAITQCLAAALVTGALGAATSLPSGSDLAEFAGILVGIAVYLSAILVGTTMSSTIARQARDIALVRAVGAAPGTVRRSVAGQAAVVAVPATLVGVPVGLLGGHAWVDSLVTHGAAPAGTAFEPYGAAPGIALGIVLTTSVLGALIAAIRPSRVRPAVALVDAATARRQFGPVRAALGVLFAAGGVAGSVLVAAGASDDAEDAVFFVLLAMCVGAGLLAPALLRVAAPLARLAGRAGVLAADNVAARARSYSGAFVPLVLAAAFATIKVTVHTTAEHVTGRPEPAADLWLDYSGTAVYTVFAAVAALTTLITVVLGRRRELALLRLAGATRSGALRVVVCEALIVTVTGLLVAAGAAAATLLPALPTPPYLPIGVAVAGVLGVAVVVGLGMVAPAVGVMRRPAIASLGDGP; via the coding sequence GTGAGGGCCGGGTTGGTACGGCAGGCGTTGCGGGCGCACCCGTGGTCGTTCGCGGGGCCGGCGATCACCCAGTGCCTGGCCGCCGCACTGGTGACCGGCGCGCTCGGAGCCGCCACCTCGCTGCCGTCCGGGAGCGACCTCGCCGAGTTCGCCGGGATCCTGGTCGGGATCGCGGTCTACCTCTCCGCGATCCTCGTCGGCACCACGATGAGCTCGACGATCGCCCGGCAGGCGCGCGACATCGCCCTGGTCCGGGCGGTGGGCGCGGCACCGGGGACGGTCCGGCGCTCCGTCGCCGGCCAAGCCGCGGTCGTCGCGGTACCGGCGACGCTCGTCGGCGTCCCCGTCGGCCTGCTCGGCGGCCACGCCTGGGTGGACAGCCTGGTCACGCACGGCGCCGCCCCCGCCGGCACCGCCTTCGAACCCTACGGCGCCGCACCCGGGATCGCGCTGGGGATCGTGCTCACGACCTCGGTGCTCGGCGCGCTGATCGCCGCGATCCGCCCGTCCCGGGTGCGCCCCGCGGTCGCGCTCGTCGACGCCGCGACGGCCCGCCGCCAGTTCGGCCCGGTCCGCGCCGCGCTGGGGGTCCTGTTCGCCGCCGGTGGCGTCGCCGGGTCCGTGCTGGTCGCGGCGGGCGCTTCGGACGACGCCGAGGACGCGGTGTTCTTCGTCCTGCTGGCGATGTGCGTCGGCGCCGGTCTGCTCGCACCGGCGCTCCTGCGCGTCGCCGCACCGCTGGCCCGGCTGGCCGGGCGCGCCGGCGTCCTCGCCGCCGACAACGTCGCCGCTCGCGCGCGGTCCTACTCGGGCGCGTTCGTGCCGCTCGTGCTGGCCGCGGCCTTCGCGACGATCAAGGTCACCGTTCACACGACCGCCGAGCACGTCACCGGGCGGCCCGAACCCGCCGCCGACCTCTGGCTGGACTACTCCGGTACCGCCGTCTACACCGTGTTCGCCGCCGTCGCGGCCCTCACCACGCTGATCACCGTCGTCCTGGGACGTCGTCGGGAACTCGCGCTGCTGCGCCTGGCCGGCGCCACCCGATCCGGCGCGCTGCGCGTCGTCGTCTGCGAGGCTCTGATCGTGACGGTCACCGGTCTGCTCGTCGCGGCGGGAGCCGCGGCCGCGACGCTGCTGCCGGCGCTCCCGACCCCGCCGTACCTGCCGATCGGTGTCGCGGTGGCCGGTGTCCTCGGGGTCGCCGTGGTGGTGGGGCTCGGGATGGTCGCACCGGCGGTCGGCGTCATGCGCCGCCCGGCGATCGCGTCCCTCGGCGACGGCCCGTGA
- a CDS encoding DUF3072 domain-containing protein gives MADTDAQQQRSLEKDPSDWVTGDEPATGAQDSYLHTLARQAGEEVPDDLTKAEASEKIDELREELGK, from the coding sequence GTGGCTGACACCGATGCCCAGCAGCAACGCAGCTTGGAGAAAGACCCGTCCGACTGGGTGACCGGCGACGAGCCCGCTACCGGGGCGCAGGACTCCTACCTGCACACGCTGGCCCGCCAGGCGGGCGAGGAGGTCCCGGACGACCTCACGAAGGCCGAGGCGTCCGAGAAGATCGACGAGCTCCGGGAGGAGCTCGGCAAGTAG
- a CDS encoding response regulator transcription factor codes for MRVVIAEDNPLLRDGIRLLLSDHDVAVPAAVDNADDLLATVATHQPDAAVVDVRMPPTHTDEGIRAALEIRASGTPVLVFSQWVETGYARQLLADHPSGVGYLLKDRIVRTRDFLDALRRVTEGGTVLDPEVVRQLIAVRPKDAGLDRLSGREEEILGLLAEGRSNVAIADQLHLAARSVEKHVTAIFTKLDLPPARTDHRRVLAVLRYLNSTRD; via the coding sequence ATGCGCGTGGTCATCGCCGAGGACAACCCTCTGCTCCGCGACGGCATCCGGCTGCTGCTCAGCGACCACGACGTCGCGGTACCGGCCGCGGTCGACAACGCCGACGACCTGCTCGCCACGGTCGCGACCCACCAGCCGGACGCGGCCGTCGTCGACGTCCGGATGCCACCGACGCACACCGACGAGGGCATCCGGGCCGCGCTCGAGATCCGCGCGAGCGGAACGCCGGTGCTGGTGTTCTCCCAGTGGGTCGAGACCGGCTACGCGCGCCAGCTGCTCGCCGACCACCCCTCCGGTGTCGGTTACCTGCTGAAAGATCGGATCGTGCGCACCCGCGACTTCCTCGACGCCCTGCGCAGGGTCACCGAGGGCGGCACCGTGCTCGACCCGGAGGTCGTCCGCCAGCTGATCGCGGTGCGCCCGAAGGACGCCGGCCTCGACCGGCTCTCCGGCCGGGAGGAGGAGATCCTGGGTCTGCTGGCCGAGGGACGCTCGAACGTGGCGATCGCGGATCAACTGCATCTGGCCGCCCGGAGCGTCGAGAAGCACGTGACCGCGATCTTCACCAAGCTCGATCTGCCCCCGGCCCGGACCGACCATCGCCGGGTCCTGGCCGTCCTCCGCTACCTCAACTCCACCCGCGACTGA
- a CDS encoding ABC transporter ATP-binding protein: MNTVELEHVTRRYGDVTALADVSLGIPAGSFVAVMGATGSGKSTLLQCAAGLDRPTSGRVRLAERDVTRMSERRLTRLRRDRVGFVFQSYNLLSELTVRQNVLLPVRLGASAGRSADDALRAVGLDGLGARKVGALSGGQRQRVALARALITAPAVIFADEPTGALDPTTGGQVLRLLREACDQDGVTVVTVTHDPVAAAWSDRLVLLRAGSVVSDSATPDAASIASRLAAVSTAVASVGAA; this comes from the coding sequence ATGAACACAGTCGAACTCGAGCACGTCACCCGGCGGTACGGGGACGTCACCGCGCTCGCCGACGTCTCCCTGGGCATTCCGGCCGGCTCGTTCGTGGCCGTCATGGGGGCCACCGGTTCGGGGAAGAGCACGCTGCTGCAGTGCGCCGCCGGGCTCGACCGGCCCACGTCCGGCCGGGTCCGGCTGGCCGAGCGTGACGTGACGCGGATGAGCGAGCGACGGCTGACCCGGCTGCGCCGGGACCGGGTCGGCTTCGTCTTCCAGTCCTACAACCTGCTCAGTGAGCTCACCGTCCGCCAGAACGTCCTGCTGCCGGTGCGGCTCGGAGCCTCCGCCGGTCGGTCGGCCGACGACGCCCTGCGCGCGGTCGGGCTCGACGGGCTGGGTGCGCGGAAGGTCGGCGCGCTCTCCGGCGGGCAGCGGCAGCGGGTCGCGCTGGCGCGGGCGTTGATCACGGCACCGGCGGTGATCTTCGCCGACGAGCCCACCGGGGCGCTGGACCCGACGACCGGCGGGCAGGTGCTCCGGCTGCTGCGCGAGGCGTGCGACCAGGACGGCGTCACGGTCGTGACGGTGACGCACGACCCGGTGGCGGCCGCGTGGAGCGACCGGCTGGTCCTGCTCCGCGCGGGATCGGTGGTCTCCGACTCCGCCACCCCCGACGCGGCCTCGATCGCCTCCCGCCTGGCCGCGGTCTCCACCGCGGTGGCCTCGGTCGGTGCGGCGTGA
- a CDS encoding aldo/keto reductase, giving the protein MTSPRTLGRSGIDVSALGLGCWAIGGPWTFLGTPGGWSAVDDDESVRALRRAHELGVTFYDTAANYGAGHSERILGRAFAGHRDEVVLATKFGYRVEEAQRAVFVYDSVSPARVRDELTASLRRLGTDYVDLYQLHVGDLAPDEALGLADVLADLVREGKIRTWGWSTDNTDGVRALAGSPGFSVVQHGLSVLGYEDPAMLALLDEFDLAGVNRSPLAMGALTGKFTHATTFADDDQRRRASWHPAFASGRPNAEWLAALDAVRDVLTSDGRTLAQGALAWIWGRSLRTVPIPGFKTVAQVEENCGALATGPLAPHQMDEIAKILS; this is encoded by the coding sequence ATGACCTCACCACGAACCCTCGGCCGCTCCGGCATCGACGTCTCCGCCCTCGGTCTGGGCTGCTGGGCCATCGGCGGTCCCTGGACGTTCCTCGGCACTCCCGGCGGCTGGAGCGCGGTCGACGACGACGAGTCGGTCCGGGCGCTGCGCCGCGCGCACGAACTCGGCGTCACGTTCTACGACACCGCGGCGAACTACGGCGCCGGGCACAGCGAGCGGATCCTGGGCCGGGCGTTCGCCGGGCACCGCGACGAGGTCGTGCTCGCCACCAAGTTCGGCTACCGCGTCGAGGAGGCCCAGCGCGCGGTGTTCGTCTACGACTCGGTGTCCCCGGCCCGGGTCCGGGACGAGCTCACCGCGAGCCTGCGCCGACTGGGCACCGACTACGTCGACCTGTACCAGCTGCACGTGGGCGACCTCGCTCCCGACGAGGCCCTCGGCCTGGCCGACGTCCTGGCCGACCTCGTCCGCGAGGGGAAGATCCGCACCTGGGGCTGGAGCACCGACAACACCGACGGTGTCCGTGCGCTGGCCGGCTCACCCGGCTTCTCGGTCGTGCAGCACGGCCTGAGCGTCCTCGGTTACGAGGACCCGGCGATGCTCGCGCTGCTGGACGAGTTCGACCTGGCCGGCGTGAACCGCAGCCCGCTCGCGATGGGGGCACTGACCGGCAAGTTCACGCACGCGACGACGTTCGCCGACGACGACCAGCGCCGCCGCGCGTCCTGGCACCCGGCGTTCGCATCGGGCCGGCCGAACGCGGAGTGGCTGGCGGCGCTCGACGCGGTCCGCGACGTGCTCACCAGCGACGGCCGCACGCTCGCGCAGGGCGCGCTGGCCTGGATCTGGGGCCGCAGCCTGCGTACCGTGCCGATCCCCGGCTTCAAGACCGTCGCGCAGGTCGAGGAGAACTGCGGCGCGCTGGCCACGGGTCCGCTCGCCCCCCACCAGATGGACGAGATCGCGAAGATCCTCAGCTGA
- the cydB gene encoding cytochrome d ubiquinol oxidase subunit II, giving the protein MELTTVWFVVLAFLWTGYFFLEGFDFGVGALLPVLGRDDTERRVLINTVGPVWDGNEVWVVTAIGATFAAFPEWYATLLSAFYLPMLLILVALILRALAFEYRGKRVEAAWQRRWDRCLVFGSVVPAFAWGFVFGNLLGGLPIDADKEFAGNVTDLFTVAGLLGGATTLTLFVLHGAVFVALKTHGEIRHRARALAGRILFGAVLVSGAGLVVAQLDRGDPVTWTTGALALAALLGAAAANARGREGWAFLGTGAAIVLATATLFTLLFPAVAPSGLAAANDLTTTNAAATPYTLTIMSWAALVFTPLVLLYQGWTYWVFRQRIGVRDLPPSAGAALVRHAR; this is encoded by the coding sequence ATGGAACTCACCACCGTCTGGTTCGTGGTCCTCGCCTTCCTCTGGACCGGCTACTTCTTCCTCGAAGGCTTCGACTTCGGCGTCGGCGCGCTGCTGCCGGTGCTGGGCCGCGACGACACCGAGCGCCGCGTGCTGATCAACACCGTCGGCCCGGTCTGGGACGGCAACGAGGTCTGGGTCGTGACCGCGATCGGGGCCACGTTCGCCGCGTTCCCGGAGTGGTACGCGACGCTGCTCAGCGCGTTCTACCTGCCGATGCTGCTGATCCTGGTCGCGCTGATCCTGCGCGCCCTCGCGTTCGAGTACCGCGGCAAGCGCGTCGAGGCGGCCTGGCAGCGGCGCTGGGACCGCTGTCTCGTCTTCGGCTCCGTCGTGCCGGCGTTCGCCTGGGGCTTCGTGTTCGGCAACCTGCTCGGCGGCCTCCCGATCGACGCGGACAAGGAGTTCGCCGGGAACGTCACCGACCTGTTCACGGTCGCCGGCCTCCTCGGCGGCGCCACGACGCTGACGCTGTTCGTCCTGCACGGCGCCGTGTTCGTCGCGCTCAAGACGCACGGCGAGATCCGGCACCGGGCCCGGGCGCTGGCCGGCCGGATCCTGTTCGGGGCGGTCCTGGTCAGCGGGGCCGGTCTGGTCGTCGCTCAGCTCGACCGGGGCGACCCGGTCACCTGGACCACCGGCGCGCTGGCCCTCGCCGCGCTGCTCGGGGCGGCCGCCGCCAACGCCCGTGGCCGCGAAGGCTGGGCGTTCCTCGGCACCGGCGCGGCGATCGTGCTCGCCACCGCGACGCTGTTCACGCTGCTCTTCCCGGCCGTCGCGCCCTCGGGACTGGCCGCGGCCAACGACCTCACCACGACGAACGCGGCCGCGACGCCCTATACGCTGACGATCATGTCCTGGGCGGCCCTGGTGTTCACCCCACTCGTGCTGCTGTACCAGGGCTGGACCTACTGGGTGTTCCGGCAGCGCATCGGCGTCCGCGACCTCCCGCCGTCGGCCGGGGCCGCGCTGGTGCGACACGCTCGATGA